One genomic region from Pecten maximus chromosome 5, xPecMax1.1, whole genome shotgun sequence encodes:
- the LOC117328467 gene encoding filaggrin-2-like: protein MEPWDTGTQGTLEHGGHWNTGDTGTQGTLEHGGHWNTGDTGTRGTLEHRGHWNTGDTGTRGTLEHRGHWNTGTLEHRGHWNTGDTGTQGPLEHMGHWNTGATGTRGTLEHGGHWNTGDTGTRGTLEHGGHWNTGDTGTQGTTNTGDTGTQGTTNTGDTGTQGTLEHRGHWNTGDTGTQGTTNTGDTGTQGTTNTGDTGTQGTLEHRGHWNTGDTGTRGTLEHRVHWNTGYTGTHGTLKNRGQRTQGTLEHRGHWNTGDNEHRGHWNTGDNEHRGHWNTGDTGTQGTLEHRVHWNTGYTGTRGTLEHRGHWNTGDTGTQGTLEHRGHWNTGDTGTQVKLEHRVHWNTGDTGTQGTLEHRGQRTQGTLEHRGQRTQGTLEHRGHWNTGDTGTQGTLEHGGHWNTGYTGTQGTLEHMVHWNTGDNEHRGHWNIGDTGTQGTTNTGDTGTQGTTNTGDTGTQGTLEHGGHWNTGDTGTQGTLEHRVHWNTGDTGT from the coding sequence ATGGAACCATGGGACACTGGAACACAGGGTACACTGGAACACGGGGGACACTGGAACACGGGGGACACTGGAACACAGGGGACACTGGAACACGGGGGACACTGGAACACAGGGGACACTGGAACACGGGGGACACTGGAACACAGGGGACACTGGAACACGGGGGACACTGGAACACGGGGGACACTGGAACATAGGGGACACTGGAACACGGGGACACTGGAACATAGGGGACACTGGAACACAGGGGACACTGGAACACAGGGGCCACTGGAACACATGGGACACTGGAACACAGGGGCCACTGGAACACGGGGGACACTGGAACACGGGGGACACTGGAACACGGGGGACACTGGAACACGGGGGACACTGGAACACGGGGGACACTGGAACACGGGGGACACTGGAACACAGGGGACAACGAACACAGGGGACACTGGAACACAGGGGACAACGAACACAGGGGACACTGGAACACAGGGGACACTGGAACACAGGGGACACTGGAACACGGGGGACACTGGAACACAGGGGACAACGAACACAGGGGACACTGGAACACAGGGGACAACGAACACAGGGGACACTGGAACACAGGGGACACTGGAACACAGGGGACACTGGAACACAGGGGACACTGGAACACGGGGGACACTGGAACACAGGGTACACTGGAACACAGGGTACACTGGAACACATGGTACACTGAAAAACAGGGGACAACGAACACAGGGGACACTGGAACATAGGGGACACTGGAACACAGGGGACAACGAACACAGGGGACACTGGAACACAGGGGACAACGAACACAGGGGACACTGGAACACGGGGGACACTGGAACACAGGGGACACTGGAACACAGGGTACACTGGAACACAGGGTACACTGGAACACGGGGGACACTGGAACATAGGGGACACTGGAACACTGGGGACACTGGAACACAGGGGACACTGGAACACAGGGGACACTGGAACACAGGGGACACTGGAACACAGGTGAAACTGGAACACAGGGTACACTGGAACACGGGGGACACTGGAACACAGGGGACACTGGAACACAGGGGACAACGAACACAGGGGACACTGGAACACAGGGGACAACGAACACAGGGGACACTGGAACACAGGGGACACTGGAACACAGGGGACACTGGAACACAGGGGACACTGGAACACGGGGGACACTGGAACACAGGGTACACTGGAACACAGGGTACACTGGAACACATGGTACACTGGAACACAGGGGACAACGAACACAGGGGACACTGGAACATAGGGGACACTGGAACACAGGGGACAACGAACACAGGGGACACTGGAACACAGGGTACAACGAACACAGGGGACACTGGAACACAGGGGACACTGGAACACGGGGGACACTGGAACACAGGGGACACTGGAACACAGGGTACACTGGAACACAGGGTACACTGGAACACAGGGGACACTGGAACATAG
- the LOC117328469 gene encoding zinc finger protein 84-like, whose product MTELNDGRPSGGGEIRRNTPGDGNTGVAASSDVPAQVTAGPYPGDFNLNFMRNIDDDFKVEFLLESSKIACVTFYRQVRYKNGTICLEIESSNHILQKIEPSNQWLIYVQPARDRHEQNCEFYRHENGEILLRTLKKVGSGEQLLAWYSEQLSRDFSIPFLGLHNILGNQQYVCDRCGQTYTHPNPLKLHLRTCRNKGVTSPNKTSSMPDRDILFRPYLQCNCPSKSPVPGPSHTPRHAPHNVTRPIQYMTSPNRASVFGQQDLRRVISPEDIHPVNLSLKDSHGKSRITAYHENQFLHPLHIFNHVQPQVFPLSVGNMTSPPYRCYDVWAPYAAVLSHHRNQNATLWTGRQTCVRTEQLNNRQSKFRGNQTPVKLPVPVPVSIPSESDGEPLDLLPKSFFANKSKKGHYCIYCGKLYSRKYGLKIHLRTHTGYKPLKCKVCLRPFGDPSNLNKHIRLHAQGETPYRCDYCGKVLVRRRDLERHIKSRHPNATETGFVMPSECSTDINEPLTQHDNDQEIVVV is encoded by the exons ATGACTGAGTTAAATGATGGGAGACCTTCCGGGGGTGGGGAAATAAGACGGAACACCCCCGGGGACGGCAACACGGGCGTGGCTGCATCAAGCGATGTCCCCGCCCAAGTAACCGCCGGGCCATACCCTGGGGACTTTAACCTCAATTTCATGAGAAATATAGACGATGATTTCAAGGTGGAGTTTTTATTGGAG tCCAGTAAGATAG CATGTGTAACATTTTATCGACAGGTGAGGTACAAAAATGGCACGATCTGTCTAGAGATCGAATCCTCCAATCACATTCTCCAAAAGATCGAACCCTCCAATCAGTGGCTCATTTACGTACAGCCGGCACGAGACCGACACGAGCAGAATTGTGAATTTTACCGTCATGAAAATGGAGAGATTCTACTGAGAACTTTAAAGAAGGTAGGAAGCGGCGAGCAGCTTCTAGCCTGGTACAGTGAGCAGTTATCAAGAGACTTCAGTATCCCGTTCCTCGGACTTCACAATATACTTG GAAACCAGCAGTACGTGTGTGACAGGTGTGGACAAACATACACTCATCCCAATCCCCTAAAACTACACCTTCGGACCTGCCGTAACAAGGGGGTGACCTCACCCAATAAAACGTCCAGCATGCCGGACAGGGATATTCTGTTCAGACCCTATCTTCAGTGCAACTGTCCCAGCAAGTCGCCTGTCCCAGGGCCCAGCCACACACCCCGTCATGCTCCTCATAACGTTACCAGGCCAATCCAGTACATGACGTCACCTAACAGAGCGAGTGTATTTGGTCAGCAAGACTTAAGGCGTGTGATATCTCCTGAAGATATTCATCCGGTCAATTTGTCCCTGAAGGATTCCCATGGAAAATCTAGGATAACAGCATACCACGAAAACCAGTTTCTCCATCCATTACATATTTTTAACCACGTTCAGCCTCAAGTGTTCCCCCTTTCAGTAGGCAATATGACGTCAccaccatacaggtgttatgACGTATGGGCCCCATACGCCGCCGTATTGTCTCATCACCGGAACCAGAATGCCACGCTCTGGACAGGGAGACAAACTTGTGTACGTACAGAACAGCTAAACAACAGACAAAGTAAATTCCGTGGCAACCAAACACCTGTTAAACTTCCGGTTCCGGTTCCGGTTTCAATACCTTCCGAGTCAGATGGAGAGCCACTAGACTTACTTCCAAAGTCATTTTTTGCAAATAAGTCAAAGAAAGGACACTATTGTATATACTGCGGGAAGCTTTATTCGAGAAAATATGGTCTTAAAATTCATCTGAGGACTCATACAGGCTACAAACCATTGAAATGTAAAGTTTGTTTGCGACCATTTGGTGACCCCAGTaatttaaataaacatatcCGTCTTCATGCTCAAGGCGAAACACCATATCGCTGTGACTATTGCGGAAAAGTTCTGGTCCGTAGACGAGATCTCGAGAGACATATCAAGTCCCGTCATCCGAACGCTACAGAGACCGGGTTTGTGATGCCAAGTGAATGTTCAACAGATATTAACGAACCGTTGACACAGCATGACAATGACCAAGAGATAGTGGTCGTATGA